The following coding sequences lie in one Miscanthus floridulus cultivar M001 chromosome 9, ASM1932011v1, whole genome shotgun sequence genomic window:
- the LOC136482496 gene encoding uncharacterized protein, protein MGRARPLLALASLCVAALLPHGAAAADTGGVCGNVSCGMGTCSESSDYAFGFACHCKPGWSRYHLAAVQFPFLPCVIPNCTIHSSCQGGSSSSSSPAPAPSPPSAPPAGLITFDPCLMQYCGDGGTCEKASEFTHRCSCRDGYANLLNDTSYPCYQQCSLGSDCKGLGIDVSNGSTPSSLPPAPFSFTVKKSGGGAAAAAPADTLLGLLLLLTFYGLQ, encoded by the exons ATGGGGCGTGCCAGGCCGCTCCTCGCGCTGGCGTCTCTCTGCGTCGCCGCCTTGCTACCCcatggagccgccgccgccg ACACAGGCGGCGTGTGCGGCAACGTGAGCTGCGGCATGGGGACGTGCAGCGAGTCCAGCGACTACGCCTTCGGGTTCGCGTGCCACTGCAAGCCCGGCTGGAGCCGCTACCACCTCGCCGCCGTACAGTTCCCCTTCCTCCCCTGCGTCATCCCAAACT GCACCATCCACTCCTCGTGCCAGggcgggtcgtcgtcgtcgtcgtccccggcgccggcgccatCGCCTCCTTCGGCACCGCCAGCAGGGCTAATCACCTTCGACC CGTGCCTGATGCAGTACTGCGGCGACGGCGGCACCTGCGAGAAGGCGTCAGAGTTCACCCACCGCTGCAGCTGCCGCGACGGCTACGCCAACCTCCTCAACGACACCTCCTACCCGTGCTACCAACAGT GTTCGCTGGGCTCGGACTGCAAGGGGCTGGGGATTGACGTGAGCAACGGGTCCACGCCGAGCTCGTTGCCGCCTGCACCCTTCTCCTTCACCGTCAAGAAGTCCGGCGGCGGAGCTGCTGCCGCGGCGCCTGCTGACACGCTCCTCGGGCTGCTCTTGCTGCTCACCTTCTACGGGCTCCAGTAG